In Musa acuminata AAA Group cultivar baxijiao chromosome BXJ2-3, Cavendish_Baxijiao_AAA, whole genome shotgun sequence, the following proteins share a genomic window:
- the LOC135607215 gene encoding transcription factor bHLH49-like, producing the protein MDMHGKDGCNSLKNEDNLDYNFSGNSSDWQQCNPSIGCLDSGNPSAAVSQGNQIGSTPCSSISMADPFSAGLWNLSTESTSLDLCKDKLQGSSNQITGNSMSVGGTLLQTGSGVLHQSLSHFPSDSAFIERAARFSCFGGSDLGGLMNPYSAAQSQSPHSNASRESSGAQIQKNEINMMEAVRGASLSTTDHGSKEKDNSHAAGNSSSTLPAAMKRKRTSEDMALDQAKVASQISGEMDDDNMELEKKAEHNSSTAATSRPGGKQVKDSNESSKEDFIHIRARRGQATNSHSLAERVRREKINERMKLLQDLVPGCSKVTGKAMMLDEIINYVQSLQQQVEFLSMKLAAINPRLDIDIEAVLSKYLLQTCNGPSAAMGSSSGIVRPPPLHPSQQGLAQAGLSGNVNLPDLFRRSINAQMTAPQGYKEPKMQVPNAWDEELHNVMQMAYNGTVNLNTHRVQQ; encoded by the exons ATGGATATGCATGGAAAAGATGGGTGTAACTCACTCAAGAATGAGGATAATCTGGACTACAACTTCTCTGGGAATTCTTCTGATTGGCAACAATGCAATCCATCTATAGGTTGTTTGGATTCTGGAAATCCTTCGGCCGCTGTTAGCCAAGGAAATCAGATTGGTTCCACCCCATGCTCATCGATTTCCATGGCTGACCCTTTCAGTGCTGGTCTTTGGAACCTGTCCACAGAATCAACAAGCTTGGATTTGTGCAAAGATAAGTTGCAGGGGAGCAGCAATCAAATCACCGGGAATTCGATGTCGGTCGGAGGAACTCTATTACAAACTGGTTCTGGAGTTCTTCACCAAAGTCTATCACATTTCCCATCCGATTCAGCTTTCATCGAGAGGGCTGCAAGGTTTTCATGCTTCGGTGGTAGTGATTTAGGTGGCTTGATGAATCCTTATAGCGCAGCTCAATCACAAAGTCCTCATTCTAATGCTTCAAGAGAGAGCTCCGGAGCTCAGATTCAGAAGAATGAAATCAACATGATGGAAGCTGTCAGAGGTGCCTCATTGTCTACCACTGACCATGGATCAAAGGAAAAGGATAATTCACATGCAGCTGGGAATTCTTCTTCCACACTGCCTGCCGCTATGAAACGGAAAAGAACCAGTGAG GACATGGCATTGGATCAAGCAAAGGTGGCCTCACAGATATCTGGTGAAATGGATGATGACAATATGGAACTCGAAAAGAAAGCCGAGCACAACAGTTCAACTGCTGCAACTTCCAGGCCCGGAGGGAAGCAGGTCAAAGATAGCAATGAATCGTCGAAGGAAGATTTCATCCACATCAGAGCAAGGCGTGGCCAGGCAACAAACAGCCATAGCCTTGCAGAAAGA GTGAGAAGGGAAAAGATCAACGAGCGAATGAAGCTTCTTCAAGATCTTGTTCCTGGTTGCAGCAAG GTCACGGGAAAGGCAATGATGCTTGACGAGATCATCAACTATGTTCAGTCACTACAACAGCAGGTTGAG TTTCTGTCAATGAAGCTTGCAGCTATTAATCCGAGGCTGGATATCGACATTGAGGCTGTACTTTCGAAATAT CTGCTTCAGACCTGCAACGGCCCCTCAGCTGCCATGGGTTCCTCATCAGGCATTGTTCGTCCTCCTCCATTACATCCATCTCAACAGGGTCTGGCTCAAGCTGGGTTATCAGGCAATGTAAATCTGCCTGATCTATTTAGAAGATCGATAAATGCTCAAATGACTGCACCACAGGGATACAAAGAACCAAAAATGCAG GTTCCTAATGCATGGGATGAAGAACTCCACAATGTTATGCAAATGGCATACAATGGCACTGTCAATCTCAATACTCACAGAGTTCAACAGTAA
- the LOC103977844 gene encoding uncharacterized protein LOC103977844 produces MEEEGGGKARPNEEDEEATSTMEARPSEQEHVPEIDAAESEEKHQRYEALYSRRLRAKYFSKKALDGGDIYGHETTIDNEIIKSSRWPCTRSFADPIKYMEDQNQSSSEAETNAATDKNPEPKKSC; encoded by the exons ATGGAAGAGGAAGGTGGCGGGAAGGCACGACCgaacgaggaggacgaggaggctaCCTCGACCATGGAGGCGAGACCTAGCGAGCAAGAGCACGTCCC CGAAATAGATGCTGCAGAGTCTGAAGAGAAGCACCAGCGGTATGAAGCACTTTATTCCCGCCGTTTGAGGGCCAAGTACTTCTCCAAAAAGGCCCTAGATGGAG GGGACATATATGGCCATGAAACAACTATTGATAACGAGATTATAAAGTCAAGCAG ATGGCCCTGTACAAGATCGTTTGCCGACCCAATCAAATACATGGAAGATCAGAATCAGTCATCTTCTGAAGCAGAAACCAACGCTGCAACCGACAAGAACCCGGAACCTAAGAAAAGCTGTTAA
- the LOC135607213 gene encoding ASC1-like protein 1, which translates to MIWWQMDVVEAFRSMTWEQESYPAYADFLALPVFAMFFPTVRFFLDKFVFETLATWLIPKTVHENLSAENEKRRKVKKFKESAWKFVYFLSGELLSLSVTYNEPWFTRTRYFWVGPGDQVWPDQKIKLKLKAVYMFAAGFYTYSIFALMFWETRRSDFGVSMSHHIATVVLIVLSYIFRFARVGSVVLAIHDASDVFLEVGKMAKYSGSEWLANTSFLLFVASWVLLRLTYFPFWILRSTSYEVVLTLDKAKHKFEGPIYYYVFNTLLFSLLVLHIYWWVLIYRMLVKQIQARGHVGDDVRSDSEGEDEHED; encoded by the exons ATGATCTGGTGGCAGATGGACGTGGTGGAAGCTTTCCGATCGATGACATGGGAGCAGGAGTCATACCCCGCGTACGCAGACTTCCTGGCCCTGCCTGTCTTCGCGATGTTCTTCCCCACCGTCAGATTCTTCCTCGATAAGTTCGTCTTCGAG ACATTGGCCACATGGCTTATACCTAAAACGGTGCATGAAAACCTCAGTGCTGAAaatgagaagagaagaaaagtcaAAAAATTTAAGGAGTCAGCATGGAAGTTTGTTTATTTTCTTTCAGGAGAGCTTCTGTCCTTGTCTGTTACATACAATGAGCCATGGTTCACAAGGACCAGATACTTTTGGGTAGGACCAGGAGATCAGGTCTGGCCTGATCAGAAAATAAA ATTAAAACTTAAGGCTGTTTACATGTTTGCTGCTGGGTTCTACACATATTCTATATTTGCCCTCATGTTCTGGGAAACAAGGCGATCCGACTTTGGAGTGTCCATGTCTCATCACATAGCAACTGTGGTTCTCATTGTGCTGTCTTACATATTCAG GTTTGCACGTGTTGGTTCAGTTGTTTTAGCCATACATGATGCAAGTGATGTGTTTCTGGAAGTGGGAAAGATGGCTAAGTATAGTGGCTCTGAATGGCTTGCTAACACTTCATTTCTTCTGTTTGTTGCATCATGGGTTTTACTTCGTCTTACATACTTCCCATTCTGGATCCTCCGAAGTACAAG TTATGAAGTCGTCTTGACTTTGGATAAGGCAAAGCACAAATTTGAAGGGCCtatatactattatgtctttaacACTCTTCTATTCTCACTGCTTGTTCTTCACATCTATTGGTGGGTTTTAATCTACCGAATGCTTGTAAAGCAAATCCAGGCTAGAGGCCATGTCGGTGATGATGTTCGATCTG ATTCAGAAGGTGAAGACGAACATGAAGATTGA
- the LOC135607214 gene encoding pentatricopeptide repeat-containing protein At5g48910-like: protein MLSAASIPVLSAPLPVSIPATSVAKPPPPPPNTNLSLLHLCTHLQEATQVHALMVKTSQTADPYSAGRLAEFYALSDRGSLEHAEKILDSFPHHPPTFVCNTLMRAYSERRNPLLSINLYRRMLVDAVEADRFTFTFTLKACTQLCALAIGMQIHAQVVKHGLESNAHIRNKLIHLYAVSGRIRDARKVFDGSTEPDVVAWNSMLQGYADMDDGENLHNLFDSMPARDVVSWNTMIAYYIEAGEFEEAILMFRLMQQGSECGLNRVTLISVLSAVTQLGALGQGQWVHAYIKRHCIELDENLSSALINMYSKCGCIEGAIYTFETTHRRSVDTWNAMIGCFTANGCSLRAIDLFSKMEASGLMPNNITFTCVLNACSHGGLVDRGIRYFEKMSNVYGIEPDVGHYGCMVDLFSRAGLFEKAEEVIQRMPIEPDKVMWKAVVGACRVNKNYELGEKAGLKLIEIAPDDNAGYVLLSNIYAMSNNWNGVYRVRKLMHDRGIKKVPGCSSIELDGLVHEFIAGDAAHARKKEIYKMLDEMAQQLKRAGYEPDTTQVLLDIEEEDVKESSLALHSEKLAVAYGLISTSPGATIRVVKNLRICGDCHSALKLLSQIYDRNIIVRDANRFHHFNRGSCSCMDYW from the coding sequence ATGCTTTCAGCAGCCTCAATTCCCGTCCTTTCCGCTCCCCTACCCGTCTCAATACCAGCAACATCAGTAGCAAAGCCACCCCCTCCGCCTCCGAAcaccaacctctccctcctccaccTCTGCACCCACCTCCAAGAAGCCACCCAAGTCCATGCTCTCATGGTCAAGACCTCTCAAACCGCCGACCCTTACTCGGCCGGCCGCCTCGCCGAATTCTACGCCCTCTCCGACCGAGGCAGCCTCGAGCACGCCGAGAAGATCCTCGATTCGTTCCCACACCACCCGCCCACCTTCGTTTGCAACACCCTGATGCGTGCCTACTCTGAGAGGCGGAATCCCCTCCTCTCCATTAATCTTTATCGCCGGATGCTCGTGGATGCGGTGGAGGCGGATCGCTTCACCTTCACGTTCACGCTCAAGGCGTGCACGCAGCTGTGCGCGCTTGCGATCGGCATGCAGATCCACGCGCAGGTCGTCAAGCACGGTTTGGAGTCCAACGCTCATATCCGCAATAAGCTTATCCACCTGTATGCGGTTTCCGGCCGGATTCGTGATGCCCGCAAGGTGTTTGATGGAAGCACTGAACCGGATGTTGTTGCATGGAACAGCATGTTGCAAGGGTATGCTGACATGGATGATGGTGAGAATCTTCACAATCTATTTGACAGCATGCCGGCTCGTGATGTGGTATCTTGGAATACGATGATCGCATACTACATTGAAGCGGGCGAATTTGAGGAAGCCATTTTGATGTTTCGGTTGATGCAACAAGGCAGCGAGTGTGGACTAAATAGAGTGACTCTGATTAGTGTTCTTTCTGCTGTGACCCAGTTGGGAGCATTGGGCCAGGGTCAGTGGGTGCATGCATACATCAAGAGACATTGCATTGAGCTTGATGAGAACCTTAGTTCAGCACTGATCAATATGTACTCAAAATGTGGGTGCATTGAAGGTGCGATTTATACATTTGAGACGACACATCGGAGAAGTGTGGATACTTGGAATGCGATGATAGGCTGTTTCACAGCAAATGGCTGCAGTTTAAGAGCCATTGATCTATTCTCCAAGATGGAGGCTTCTGGTCTGATGCCGAATAATATCACCTTCACCTGTGTTTTGAATGCTTGCAGTCATGGAGGGTTGGTCGATAGAGGCATCAGATATTTTGAGAAGATGAGTAATGTTTATGGCATCGAACCTGATGTTGGTCATTATGGGTGCATGGTGGATCTTTTCAGCCGTGCAGGTTTATTCGAAAAGGCTGAGGAGGTCATCCAACGAATGCCAATTGAACCTGATAAAGTCATGTGGAAGGCTGTAGTAGGTGCTTGTAGAGTTAACAAAAACTATGAGTTGGGTGAGAAGGCTGGACTTAAGCTTATTGAAATAGCTCCTGATGACAATGCTGGATACGTGCTGCTATCGAACATATATGCTATGTCTAACAATTGGAATGGGGTTTATAGGGTGAGGAAGCTGATGCATGATAGAGGCATAAAGAAGGTACCTGGTTGCAGTTCTATAGAACTGGATGGCCTGGTCCATGAATTCATCGCTGGGGATGCAGCTCACGCTAGAAAGAAAGAGATATATAAGATGCTTGATGAGATGGCTCAGCAGTTGAAGCGTGCAGGATATGAACCTGATACTACACAGGTTTTGCTTGACATTGAAGAGGAAGATGTGAAGGAGAGCTCTCTGGCTCTTCACAGCGAGAAGCTCGCGGTAGCCTACGGACTCATCAGCACCAGCCCAGGTGCCACCATTAGGGTGGTGAAGAACCTCCGCATATGTGGGGATTGTCATTCAGCATTGAAACTTCTCAGTCAGATTTATGACAGGAATATAATCGTCAGAGATGCAAACCGTTTCCATCACTTCAACAGAGGATCCTGTTCTTGCATGGACTACTGGTGA